One part of the Populus alba chromosome 18, ASM523922v2, whole genome shotgun sequence genome encodes these proteins:
- the LOC118052094 gene encoding auxin-responsive protein IAA28 isoform X2, translating to MELQLGLGLPSEKTMKGLDLNSYVSEPKGLQLGSGQLQLGQYSWFSTNVNDKKRSFIDAFEESSGNEDGPQTLPLLVWNNQPNDEDDFPKDLDNHSSNSCASNNDGESDGIVGWPPIKFKRKKLSRQSSGALEINRAVDSGCEDCQARTSKYMYIKVKMEGVGIARKIDVSLHHSFPTLKQTLLDMFGICQGDSSSYRLTYQDREGDWLLAEDVPWRNFLGSVQRLKLMKRSS from the exons ATGGAACTTCAACTTGGTCTCGGTCTCCCGAGTGAGAAAACGATGAAGGGTTTGGACCTAAACAGCTATGTTTCTGAGCCTAAAGGGTTGCAGCTGGGCTCGGGACAGCTTCAACTGGGTCAATATTCATGGTTTTCTACAAATGTTAATGACAAGAAACGGAGTTTTATTGATGCCTTTGAAGAGAGCTCAGGGAATGAAGATGGGCCTCAAACGTTACCTCTCCTGGTTTGGAATAACCAGCCAAACGACGAAGATGATTTCCCTAAGGATCTCGACAACCATAGTAGCAACTCTTGTGCCTCCAACAA TGATGGAGAAAGTGATGGAATAGTGGGGTGGCCACCAATAAAGTTCAAGAGGAAGAAGCTCAGTCGTCAAAGCAGCGGGGCGCTAGAGATCAATCGGGCAGTGGACAGTGGTTGTGAAGATTGCCAAGCTAGAACATCAAAGTATATGTACATTAAGGTCAAGATGGAGGGAGTAGGAATAGCAAGGAAAATTGATGTTAGCCTCCATCATTCTTTTCCAACACTCAAGCAGACCTTGCTTGACATGTTTGGGATAT GCCAGGGAGATTCAAGCAGCTACAGACTAACTTACCAGGATAGAGAAGGTGACTGGCTACTAGCTGAAGATGTACCTTGGAG GAACTTTCTTGGGTCAGTCCAACGactaaaattaatgaagagaAGCAGCTGA
- the LOC118052094 gene encoding auxin-induced protein AUX22 isoform X1: protein MELQLGLGLPSEKTMKGLDLNSYVSEPKGLQLGSGQLQLGQYSWFSTNVNDKKRSFIDAFEESSGNEDGPQTLPLLVWNNQPNDEDDFPKDLDNHSSNSCASNKSDGESDGIVGWPPIKFKRKKLSRQSSGALEINRAVDSGCEDCQARTSKYMYIKVKMEGVGIARKIDVSLHHSFPTLKQTLLDMFGICQGDSSSYRLTYQDREGDWLLAEDVPWRNFLGSVQRLKLMKRSS, encoded by the exons ATGGAACTTCAACTTGGTCTCGGTCTCCCGAGTGAGAAAACGATGAAGGGTTTGGACCTAAACAGCTATGTTTCTGAGCCTAAAGGGTTGCAGCTGGGCTCGGGACAGCTTCAACTGGGTCAATATTCATGGTTTTCTACAAATGTTAATGACAAGAAACGGAGTTTTATTGATGCCTTTGAAGAGAGCTCAGGGAATGAAGATGGGCCTCAAACGTTACCTCTCCTGGTTTGGAATAACCAGCCAAACGACGAAGATGATTTCCCTAAGGATCTCGACAACCATAGTAGCAACTCTTGTGCCTCCAACAA AAGTGATGGAGAAAGTGATGGAATAGTGGGGTGGCCACCAATAAAGTTCAAGAGGAAGAAGCTCAGTCGTCAAAGCAGCGGGGCGCTAGAGATCAATCGGGCAGTGGACAGTGGTTGTGAAGATTGCCAAGCTAGAACATCAAAGTATATGTACATTAAGGTCAAGATGGAGGGAGTAGGAATAGCAAGGAAAATTGATGTTAGCCTCCATCATTCTTTTCCAACACTCAAGCAGACCTTGCTTGACATGTTTGGGATAT GCCAGGGAGATTCAAGCAGCTACAGACTAACTTACCAGGATAGAGAAGGTGACTGGCTACTAGCTGAAGATGTACCTTGGAG GAACTTTCTTGGGTCAGTCCAACGactaaaattaatgaagagaAGCAGCTGA
- the LOC118052095 gene encoding uncharacterized protein gives MAPRHLRLACRRVPFKVVFFILLIPVPICVIGILTHAQHVSYLLRPLWDNPPPPFKHVPHYYAENVSMEHLCHLHGWSLRSEPRRVFDAIIFSNELDILEIRWQELHPYITKFVILESNTTFTGIPKPLFFDLNRSRFAFAKEKIVHGVFSGRTAARGKNENPFALEFEQRKAMSGLLRSSGISYGDLIIMSDADEIPSPHTLKLLQWCDEIPHAMHLELKHYMYSFEFAVDYSSWRATIQIFGPRTGYRHSRQTDLILSDSGWHCSFCFRRLQEFVFKMTAYSHADRVRRNEFLNYSRIQKIICSGDDLFDMLPEEHTFQELIRKMGPTPHSASAVHLPSYLIENADKFRFLLPGNCLRT, from the coding sequence ATGGCCCCTAGACACCTTCGCTTAGCCTGCAGAAGAGTACCCTTCAAGGTTGTTTTCTTCATACTGCTGATACCTGTGCCAATTTGTGTGATTGGAATCCTCACACATGCCCAGCACGTCTCCTACCTTTTACGTCCACTTTGGGACAACCCCCCTCCTCCCTTTAAACACGTACCTCACTATTATGCAGAGAATGTCTCAATGGAACATCTTTGCCACCTACATGGTTGGTCCCTACGATCTGAGCCTCGCCGTGTATTTGACGCCATCATCTTTAGCAATGAGCTAGACATTCTTGAGATCAGATGGCAGGAGCTTCATCCTTACATCACTAAATTTGTAATCCTCGAATCGAATACCACTTTCACTGGCATCCCCAAGCCTCTCTTCTTCGACTTAAACCGGTCTAGATTTGCCTTTGCGAAGGAGAAGATTGTCCACGGTGTGTTTTCAGGGCGAACTGCTGCCCGtggaaaaaatgaaaacccTTTTGCACTCGAGTTTGAGCAGCGGAAAGCTATGAGTGGATTGCTCCGCAGTTCAGGAATTTCCTACGGTGACTTGATCATTATGTCGGAtgcagatgagattccaagccCACACACATTGAAACTACTGCAGTGGTGCGATGAAATTCCACATGCCATGCACCTTGAGCTCAAGCACTACATGTACTCATTTGAGTTTGCTGTAGATTACAGTAGCTGGCGGGCCACAATCCAGATTTTTGGCCCTCGCACCGGTTACCGGCACTCACGCCAAACTGACCTTATTCTCTCTGATTCTGGGTGGCACTGTAGTTTTTGCTTTCGCCGGCTTCAggaatttgtgtttaagatGACTGCATACAGCCATGCAGATAGAGTTAGGAGGAATGAATTTTTGAACTACTCTAGAATTCAGAAAATCATTTGCAGTGGTGATGATCTCTTTGATATGCTACCGGAGGAGCACACCTTTCAGGAGCTGATTAGGAAGATGGGACCGACGCCCCATTCAGCTTCTGCTGTCCACCTCCCGTCATATTTGATAGAGAATGCGGATAAGTTTAGGTTTCTTCTTCCTGGGAATTGTTTACGAACATAG